A window of Narcine bancroftii isolate sNarBan1 chromosome 6, sNarBan1.hap1, whole genome shotgun sequence genomic DNA:
aaagatttttactgatgtttcaggcttgaacccctcttcaaggtgtaagcaaaaagcaggaggtgtctgaataaagactgggagagaaagggagaagaatgggGAGGAGTTCGGACCAATATagatgttaattagatatgataagagaattgattttgactcgtgaaaggagacagagggaaaagggaaggggggagaactagaggaaaggggtggggggggggggttaattaaaTCCGGAGATgctgatgttaatgctatctggttggagggtgccccatggaagacgaggtgttgttcttccaatttgcagatggtctcagtctggcagtgcctgagaccatggacagacatgtcagcaagaaaacgggatggggaattgaaatgggtggccactatgAGATCCACggtattgcggcggacagagctgaggtgctcaacaaaggaaCATGGCATTTACTTGTTTGGTGAATATAGGAAATTGATGGTACAATCAATGTATCCCATTGCATTTTCGATAATTTTagaaacaaaacaacaaatttcctgataggttcacgacaataaattctgattccgatatatgtgtgtataaagttcttttaaaagacatttagctTTCTGTTCCCAGTCTGTGGGGATAACCAGAGATCCTTCCCTTCCTTTGGGAGGCACTTATAAATTATTGGAACCATATTAAGAAATATCACCTCTACGCGGACCTAACTTCTCCATTTCTGTTGGCGGGATAGATGGCGAGAGGCTATCTGCTCCAGTTAGAGTCAAGAAACGGGGTCCATGTTCTGGATGAAGAGCAGGAGAAACATCTTCACTAGAGGGCTGCATGATTTTGGtcttctcttccccaccccaaaGGGGTGTTGAGGTTCAGCCAGTGAAAACCTAATGGGCAGATTTTTGGAAACCGAGGTTGAAGGGGATGGAATTCCTAGAATGGTGGTGTTCCATCCTTAGGCCAGGATGTCACATCAGTCCAAGGATTTCCTCCCCCCTCCAGATAATCTCAGATTTCAAGGACAAGAAAGGAATGGGGTTTATGGTAGAACTGAATTGAAATGCTGTCTGGCATAAACTATTGTGCAGGTGAGTCAACTTCTTAATTCTTAAGTACGCCAGGTTGTGTAGGGAAAAAAGGGCACACTGTAGCATtacagagtgaagtctggttaAAGCAAAGCAAGGGTCGTTGAAGTAGGGTTAATGAGATTGTGTTTTAGTAATGGCAAGTGCGTTCAGCAGTCTAACAACagcaaggaaagaaactgtctttgaatctggtggtgcatcaCTTTTTAAACACTTTTTCCCActgggaagaagtgggggggtggggggtggtggagagagcAGGGAGAAGGGAGTGATTGGGCAGAGAAAGGCGGGGAGAGGGGCATGATGGGGTGGGGTGCTGTTGGCTTCTTTCCCATGGCAGTGTGGAGGCTCAGGAAGGACGCGCAAAATAAGCCTgggaacagattgaaataaaATGCATTTACCAGGTGCAACCATAATCTCGTTCTTCTTGGTCCGGATCCTGAGGAAGGTGAGGTCGTTCTGTGCATCGAGGTCCCGGATGGTACTCCTGGCCTTCACTGCCAACTGATGGATAAGACCTGCGTACTGAGTAGTGGTGGCATTGTCCATGGTTGATCGGATGGGAATACCTGGGTGGAGGGATACACATGCAAGGTTCAGATGGCAGGGTCATTATGACATACTATGCATGACATgggtgagaccatacttgggaGTATTGATGCAGCTCTTGTCACCCAGCTAAGGAAAATACATCACTAACATGAAAAGGGTGCACGGTGAGTGC
This region includes:
- the LOC138735827 gene encoding dynein light chain roadblock-type 2-like isoform X1, giving the protein MLNAEVEETLKRIQNQKGVLGIVIVNIEGIPIRSTMDNATTTQYAGLIHQLAVKARSTIRDLDAQNDLTFLRIRTKKNEIMVAPDKEYLLIVIQNPSE
- the LOC138735827 gene encoding dynein light chain roadblock-type 2-like isoform X2 encodes the protein MAEVEETLKRIQNQKGVLGIVIVNIEGIPIRSTMDNATTTQYAGLIHQLAVKARSTIRDLDAQNDLTFLRIRTKKNEIMVAPDKEYLLIVIQNPSE